TGGGTGGCGAAGCCGGCGACCAGCACCGAGGCGACCATGGTGGTGCCGACGAGCACGAGCGCGAGCAGGTCCCTCAGCTTGGCCAGGACGAAGTTGAGCGGCGCCTCGGTCGTCATGGAGATCTCGCGCAGCGCGCCGCGCAGGGCGTCGATCGCGCCGAGCCCGGCGTAGAGGAGCCCGAGCAGGCCGATGACCCCGGCACTGGTCCGGGACCCGGCTATCTGCTGGATCGGCAGCCTGTCGGCGAGGCCGGGCAGGTAACCGTTGATCGCCGTCTGCAGGGTCACGATGGCGTCGGGCCTGACGGACAGGAAGTAGCCGAAGACCGCGAAGGCCAGCGCGACGATCGGGAAGAACGACAGGAAGGCGAAGTAGCTGACCGCCCCCGCGAGCCGGTCACCGGACTGGATCTGGTAGCGCTGGAAGGTCCTGACCAGGTGATCGAGCCAGTGCCACCTGATCCGGGCCGCGCCGAGCGTCCTTCCGAGTCGTTCCCGGGCCGATTGGATACGTTCCAGCACGCTTGTCACGTGCGCCCCCTACCCAATCACCGCCGTCCCGATCGTGGACGGCGACGGAAAGGCAGCCGTGCGTACACGGGGGATCACGGAGCGGACGGGAGGGCCGCCGGAGCCCTTACCGCCGTACGGGAGGCGTCGCGGCCCGGGGCGGGAACCCCGCCCGGGGCGGGCGACGGGAGATCACGAAGTGGGCAGGAACCCCACCCGGTCGCGCACCCTGGCCATGGTCTCCGCGGCCACCGCGCGGGCCCGCGTGGCCCCGACGGCGAGCATCCGGTCGAGCTCGGCCTCGTTGGCGAGCAGCTTCTCGGTGCGCTCGCGGATCGGGGTGAGGGTGTCGACCACGAGCTCGGCCACGTCCTTCTTGAACGTGCCGTACCCCTGCCCGGCGTAGCGGGCCTCCAGCTCGGGGATCGGGACGCCGCTCAGCGCGGACTGGATGCGCAGCAGGTTGGTGACGCCGGGCTTGTTCTCGTCGTCGGCGAGGACCTCGGAGCCGGTGTCGGTGACCGCGCGCATGATCTTCTTGCGGAGCGGCCCCGGCTGCTCCAGCAGGTTCAGGATCCCGGTGGGCGAGGAGGAGGACTTCGACATCTTCGCCGTGGGCTCCTGGAGATCGGTGATCTTCTCGACCCCCTTGACGATGTGCGGCTCGGGCAGCGTGAAGGTCTCGCCGAAGCGGTGGTTGAAGCGCTGCGCGAGGTCGCGGGTCAGCTCCAGGTGCTGCTTCTGGTCGGCGCCGACCGGCACCTGGTTCGCCTGGTAGAGCAGGATGTCGGCCGCCTGCAGGATCGGGTAGGTGAACAGCCCGACGCTGGCCGAGCTCTCACCGGCCTTGGCCGCCTTGTCCTTGAACTGGGTCATCCGCCCGGCCTCGCCCATGCCGGTGAGGCAGATCAGCACCCAGGCCAGCTCGGTGTGCTCACGGACGTGGCTCTGCATGAAGATTGTGGAGCGCTCGGGATCGAGACCGGCGGCGAAGAGCTGGGCCGCGGCGACCCTGGAGCGCCTGCGCAGCACCTCGGGCTGGTAGTCCACGGTGATCGCGTGCAGGTCGACGACGCAGTAGAACGCGTCGTAACCCTCCTGCAGGGCGACGTACTGCCTGATGGCACCGAGGTAGTTTCCCAGGTGGAAGGAGTCTGCGGTGGGCTGGATTCCCGACAGGACACGAGGACTGGCCATAGCAGCCAATTCTGTCAGCTGTCGGGAGTGGTTGGCGCGCCGATCGCGTCACCCGGCGACGGCACCCCGGTCACGGCGCCGCGGGATCGCGACCCTGGGCCACCACGTCCG
This region of Streptosporangium sp. NBC_01495 genomic DNA includes:
- a CDS encoding YihY/virulence factor BrkB family protein: MTSVLERIQSARERLGRTLGAARIRWHWLDHLVRTFQRYQIQSGDRLAGAVSYFAFLSFFPIVALAFAVFGYFLSVRPDAIVTLQTAINGYLPGLADRLPIQQIAGSRTSAGVIGLLGLLYAGLGAIDALRGALREISMTTEAPLNFVLAKLRDLLALVLVGTTMVASVLVAGFATQASGVVAEWFGLSGSPVATGAIWLAGLAVSVLTDVVVFLIILRWLGRSRQPLRVLLLGALLGAAGFALLKQLAVLILSGTLNNPVYGVFAVVVGLLVWINLSARVIMYAAAWTATASLGPPPDPTPVPATAIRGGPVGG
- the trpS gene encoding tryptophan--tRNA ligase, with the protein product MASPRVLSGIQPTADSFHLGNYLGAIRQYVALQEGYDAFYCVVDLHAITVDYQPEVLRRRSRVAAAQLFAAGLDPERSTIFMQSHVREHTELAWVLICLTGMGEAGRMTQFKDKAAKAGESSASVGLFTYPILQAADILLYQANQVPVGADQKQHLELTRDLAQRFNHRFGETFTLPEPHIVKGVEKITDLQEPTAKMSKSSSSPTGILNLLEQPGPLRKKIMRAVTDTGSEVLADDENKPGVTNLLRIQSALSGVPIPELEARYAGQGYGTFKKDVAELVVDTLTPIRERTEKLLANEAELDRMLAVGATRARAVAAETMARVRDRVGFLPTS